CACGGCCGTGCTGATCACCCACGCCCACAACGACCACCTGGGCTCCGCCGAGCACCTGCGCTCCGCCTACGGCACCCCGGTGTATCTGCACGAGGCCGAAGTGCCGCACGCCCGCCGGGAGTTCCTCCAGCAGGTGAGCGTGGGCGAGGTGCTGAGGAACGCCTGGCGGCCCGGTGTGCTGCCCTGGATGGTGCACGCGCTGCGCTCCGGCGGCACCGAGCAGCACCCGGTCACCGCGCCCGAGGCGTTCCCCGGCGCCGGCGGCCCGCTCGACCTGCCCGGCCGGCCCGTCCCGGTGCACACCCCCGGCCACACCGGCGGCCACGCCGTCTTCCACCTCCCGGAGGCCGGCGTCGTCATCTCGGGCGACGCCCTGGTCAGCGGCCATCCGACCTCCCGGCTGGAGGGGCCGCAGCTGCTGCCGGACATGTTCCACCACGAGCGCGCCCGCGCGGTGGAGTCCCTGGACGTGATCGAAGGGCTCGCGGCCGATCTGCTGCTGCCCGGGCACGGCCCGCTGCACCAGGGGTCCGTGAAGGCGGCTGCCCAGCAGGCCCGCGAACGCGCCGTCTAAGGTCAGGCCATGGCTTTGCAGATCAGCGCCACCAACCCGGAGCATCCGGCACTCCTGCTGGAGCTGCCCTGGCACCTGCCCCTGGAGGAGTGGCCCGAGGAGGTCCTCGTCCCGCTGCCGCGCGGCATCTCCCGTCACGTGGTGCGCTACGCCCAGGCCGGCGACGAGGTGATCGCCGTCAAGGAGCTTGCCGAACGCCCCGCGCTGCGCGAGTACGAGCTGCTGCGCGACCTGGACCGGCTCGGCATCCCCGCCGTCGACCCGCTGGCCGTGGTCACCGGCCGCGCCGACAACGGCGGCGTCCCGCTGGAGTCGGTGCTGGTCACCCGGCATCTGGGCGGCTCGATGCCGTACCGCTCGATGTTCGAGACGACGATGCGCCCGGCGACCATGCACCGGCTCATGGACGCCCTCGCCGTGCTGCTGGTGCGGCTGCATCTGGCCGGGTTCGCGTGGGGCGACTGCTCGCTGTCCAACACGCTGTTCCGGCGGGACGCGGGCGCCTACGCCGCCTACCTCGTCGACGCCGAGACCGGCGACCTGCACCCCCAGCTGAGCCCCGGCCAGCGCGACTACGACCTCGACCTCGCCCGCGTCAACATCAGCGGCGAGCTGCTCGACCTGGAGGCGTCCGGGGCGCTGCACCCCTCGGTGGACCCGATCGAGTTCGGCACGGAGATCTGCGCCCGCTACGGGGCGCTGTGGCAGGAACTGACCCGCACCTCGGTCTACCCGGCGGGCAAGTACCACTACATCGAGCGCCGGATCCGCCGGCTCAACGAGCTCGGTTTCGACGTCGCCGAGATGCAGATCGAGCACTCCTCCAACGGCGACACGGTCACCTTCGTGCCGAAGGTCGTCGACGCGGGCCACCACCAGCGCCAGCTGCTGCGCCTCACCGGCCTGGACACCGAGGAGAACCAGGCCCGGCGGCTGCTGAACGACCTCGAGAGCTGGATGGCCACCCAGGACGACTACGCCCCGGGCGACCCCCTCGCCGCCCGCCCGGAGGTGCTGGCGCACCGCTGGGTGCGGGACGTCTTCCGGCCCACCGTTCGCGCGGTCCCCCTCGAGCTGCGCGGCTCCATGGACGCGGCGGAGATCTACCACGAGCTCCTCGAACACCGCTGGTACCTCTCGGAGCACGCGCAGCACGACATCGGGCTCGACACGGTGGTCGAGGACTACATCAACAAGATCCTGCCCAAGGCACGGGAGACCCTGGAGCCGACGATCCCGGAGTGAGTCAGTCGTGGGGCACGACGGCGACCGGGCAGTCCGCGTGGTGCAGGACGCCGTGTGCCACCGAGCCGATCCGGGCGCCCACGGCCGTGCGGTGGGCGCGGCGGCCGACCACCATGAGCTGTGCCCGCCCGGACACCGACAGCAGCACCTGCCCGGCGCTGCCCATCTCCACGTGCTCCACCACCGGCACATCGGGGAATCGCTCCCGCCACGGCTCCAGGGCATCGGCCAGCGCCTTCTTCTCGTACGGCTCCAGGCCGCCGGCGTCGTCGGCGAGCTTCAGCGAGCCGGGGCTGTAGGCGAACACCGGCGGGAGCGTCCAGGCCCGTACCGCACGGACGCCCGC
The sequence above is a segment of the Streptomyces asoensis genome. Coding sequences within it:
- a CDS encoding MBL fold metallo-hydrolase, translating into MRADVRQVADGTYLVHGSNTNWVILAEGDAVTLIDTGYPGDRQLVLDSLASVGSSPEAVTAVLITHAHNDHLGSAEHLRSAYGTPVYLHEAEVPHARREFLQQVSVGEVLRNAWRPGVLPWMVHALRSGGTEQHPVTAPEAFPGAGGPLDLPGRPVPVHTPGHTGGHAVFHLPEAGVVISGDALVSGHPTSRLEGPQLLPDMFHHERARAVESLDVIEGLAADLLLPGHGPLHQGSVKAAAQQARERAV
- a CDS encoding DUF4032 domain-containing protein; protein product: MALQISATNPEHPALLLELPWHLPLEEWPEEVLVPLPRGISRHVVRYAQAGDEVIAVKELAERPALREYELLRDLDRLGIPAVDPLAVVTGRADNGGVPLESVLVTRHLGGSMPYRSMFETTMRPATMHRLMDALAVLLVRLHLAGFAWGDCSLSNTLFRRDAGAYAAYLVDAETGDLHPQLSPGQRDYDLDLARVNISGELLDLEASGALHPSVDPIEFGTEICARYGALWQELTRTSVYPAGKYHYIERRIRRLNELGFDVAEMQIEHSSNGDTVTFVPKVVDAGHHQRQLLRLTGLDTEENQARRLLNDLESWMATQDDYAPGDPLAARPEVLAHRWVRDVFRPTVRAVPLELRGSMDAAEIYHELLEHRWYLSEHAQHDIGLDTVVEDYINKILPKARETLEPTIPE